A genomic window from Variovorax paradoxus includes:
- the cysS gene encoding cysteine--tRNA ligase has translation MSLRIYNTLSRELEEFSPLQPGQVRMYVCGMTVYDFCHIGHARMMMAFDVVQRWLRASDYAVTYVRNITDIDDKIIARSVQRGITIRELTDEVIAAMHEDIGALGIEPPTIEPRATEYVPQMLGIIEKLEQKGLAYRSDNGDVNYAVRKFPGYGKLSGKSLDELHAGERVAVLDGKQDPLDFVLWKAAKPTEPADAKWESAYGTGRPGWHIECSAMSCATLGETFDIHGGGADLQFPHHENEIAQSEGANGKPLSRFWVHNGFVRVDNEKMSKSLGNFFTIREVLQKYDAESLRFFLVRTHYRSALNYSDAHLDDARNSLKRLYTALDLVAPADMAIDWTQPYAARFKAAMDEDFGTPEAIAVLFELAGEVNRTKSAETAGLLKALAGSLGLLQGDPRAFLQAGSALDDAAIQARIAERAAAKAAKNFAEADRIRQELLEQGIVLKDSPTGTTWAAAQ, from the coding sequence ATGAGTCTGCGCATCTACAACACGCTGTCGCGTGAATTGGAGGAATTCTCCCCATTGCAACCGGGACAGGTGCGCATGTACGTTTGCGGCATGACGGTCTACGATTTCTGCCACATCGGCCACGCCCGCATGATGATGGCGTTCGACGTGGTGCAGCGCTGGCTGCGCGCCAGCGACTACGCCGTGACCTACGTGCGCAACATCACCGACATCGACGACAAGATCATCGCCCGCTCCGTGCAGCGCGGCATCACCATCCGCGAGCTGACCGACGAGGTGATCGCGGCCATGCACGAGGACATCGGCGCGCTCGGCATCGAGCCGCCCACCATCGAGCCGCGCGCCACCGAATACGTGCCGCAGATGCTCGGCATCATCGAGAAGCTGGAGCAAAAAGGTCTGGCCTACCGCTCGGACAACGGCGACGTCAACTACGCGGTGCGCAAGTTCCCGGGCTACGGCAAGCTGTCGGGCAAGTCGCTCGACGAACTGCACGCAGGCGAACGCGTCGCCGTGCTCGATGGCAAGCAGGATCCGCTCGACTTCGTGCTCTGGAAGGCCGCCAAGCCGACCGAGCCCGCCGACGCCAAGTGGGAAAGCGCCTACGGCACAGGCCGGCCAGGCTGGCACATCGAGTGCTCGGCCATGAGCTGCGCCACCCTGGGCGAGACCTTCGACATCCACGGCGGCGGGGCGGACCTCCAGTTCCCGCACCACGAGAACGAAATCGCCCAGAGCGAAGGCGCCAACGGCAAGCCGCTGTCGCGCTTCTGGGTGCACAACGGCTTCGTGCGCGTGGACAACGAGAAGATGTCCAAGAGCCTGGGCAACTTCTTCACCATTCGCGAAGTGCTGCAGAAGTACGACGCCGAGAGCCTGCGCTTCTTCCTGGTGCGCACGCATTACCGCAGCGCGCTCAACTACAGCGACGCGCACCTCGACGATGCCCGCAATTCGCTCAAGCGCCTGTACACCGCGCTCGACCTGGTCGCCCCGGCCGACATGGCCATCGACTGGACCCAGCCGTATGCCGCGCGCTTCAAGGCCGCCATGGACGAGGACTTCGGCACGCCCGAAGCCATTGCCGTGCTGTTCGAGCTGGCCGGCGAGGTCAACCGCACCAAGTCCGCCGAGACTGCCGGCCTGCTGAAGGCGCTGGCCGGCTCGCTGGGTCTGCTGCAAGGCGACCCACGGGCCTTCCTGCAGGCCGGCAGCGCGCTGGACGACGCGGCCATCCAGGCCCGTATTGCGGAGCGCGCCGCCGCCAAGGCCGCGAAGAACTTCGCCGAAGCCGATCGCATTCGCCAGGAACTCCTCGAGCAGGGCATCGTGCTCAAGGATTCGCCCACGGGCACGACCTGGGCGGCTGCGCAGTGA
- a CDS encoding DNA-3-methyladenine glycosylase family protein, which yields MPASKKTSVQIYTPDYWEEACKHLSRKDRVMKRLIPKFGDACLESRGDAFTTLARSVVGQQISVKAAQSVWDKFAALPRKLTPANVLKLKVDDMRGAGLSARKIEYLVDLALHFDSGMVHVDAWKDMSDELIIEELVAIRGIGRWTAEMFLIFHLMRPNVLPVDDLGLLNGISVNYFSGDPVSRSDARDVAVAWAPYCSVATWYIWRSLDPVPVAY from the coding sequence ATGCCCGCCAGCAAGAAGACCAGCGTTCAGATCTACACGCCGGACTATTGGGAAGAGGCATGCAAGCACCTCTCGCGAAAAGACCGCGTCATGAAGCGGCTGATTCCGAAGTTCGGCGACGCCTGCCTCGAATCACGCGGTGATGCGTTCACCACGCTCGCGCGCAGCGTCGTGGGTCAGCAGATTTCGGTGAAGGCCGCGCAGTCGGTCTGGGACAAGTTTGCCGCGCTGCCGCGCAAGCTGACGCCGGCCAACGTGCTCAAGCTCAAGGTCGACGACATGCGCGGGGCGGGGCTGTCGGCGCGCAAGATCGAGTACCTCGTCGACCTGGCCCTGCATTTCGATTCGGGCATGGTCCACGTCGATGCGTGGAAAGACATGTCGGATGAGCTCATCATCGAAGAACTCGTGGCCATTCGCGGCATCGGCCGCTGGACGGCAGAGATGTTCCTCATCTTCCACCTGATGCGCCCGAATGTGCTGCCTGTAGACGACCTGGGGCTGCTCAACGGCATCAGCGTCAATTATTTTTCGGGCGATCCCGTCAGCCGAAGCGATGCCCGCGACGTCGCCGTGGCCTGGGCACCATATTGCAGCGTGGCGACTTGGTATATTTGGCGATCGCTCGACCCCGTACCGGTCGCGTACTGA
- a CDS encoding acetyl-CoA carboxylase carboxyltransferase subunit alpha: MAKRTFLDFEQPIAELETKIEELRYVQTESAVDISEEIDQLGKKSQQLTKDIYSDLTPWQITKIARHPERPYTLDYVNEIFTDFVELHGDRHFSDDLSIVGGLARFNGVPCMVLGHQKGRDTKERTARNFGMSKPEGYRKALRLMKTAEKFKLPVFTFVDTPGAYPGIDAEERGQSEAIGRNIFEMAQLEVPIIVTIIGEGGSGGALAISVGDQLLMLQYSIYSVISPEGCASILWKTSEKAQEAADALGITAHRLKALGLVDKIVNEPVGGAHRDHRQMAAFLKRALNDAFRQVSDLKPKELLERRYERLQSYGRFNDTKADTGR, encoded by the coding sequence TTGGCGAAACGAACCTTCCTCGACTTCGAGCAGCCCATTGCTGAACTCGAAACAAAGATCGAAGAATTGCGCTATGTGCAGACCGAATCCGCGGTCGACATCTCTGAAGAAATCGATCAGCTCGGCAAGAAAAGCCAGCAGCTCACCAAGGACATCTACAGCGACCTGACGCCCTGGCAGATCACCAAGATCGCACGGCATCCGGAGCGCCCCTACACGCTCGACTACGTCAACGAAATCTTCACCGATTTCGTCGAACTGCACGGCGACCGGCATTTCTCGGACGACCTGTCGATCGTGGGCGGCCTTGCGCGCTTCAACGGCGTGCCCTGCATGGTGCTCGGCCATCAGAAGGGCCGCGACACGAAGGAGCGCACCGCGCGCAACTTCGGCATGAGCAAGCCCGAGGGCTACCGCAAGGCCTTGCGCCTGATGAAGACGGCCGAGAAATTCAAGCTGCCGGTGTTCACCTTCGTGGACACCCCCGGCGCGTACCCCGGCATCGACGCCGAAGAGCGCGGCCAGTCGGAAGCCATCGGCCGCAACATCTTCGAAATGGCGCAGCTCGAAGTGCCGATCATCGTCACGATCATCGGCGAAGGCGGCTCCGGCGGCGCGCTGGCCATCTCGGTCGGCGATCAGCTGCTGATGCTGCAGTACTCGATCTACTCGGTCATCAGCCCCGAAGGCTGCGCTTCCATCCTGTGGAAGACCAGCGAAAAGGCGCAGGAAGCGGCCGATGCGCTGGGCATTACCGCGCACCGCCTGAAGGCGCTGGGCCTGGTCGACAAGATCGTGAACGAGCCCGTCGGCGGCGCGCACCGCGACCATCGCCAGATGGCTGCGTTTCTCAAGCGCGCGCTCAATGATGCCTTCCGCCAGGTCAGCGACCTGAAGCCAAAGGAACTGCT